A genomic window from Klebsiella quasipneumoniae subsp. quasipneumoniae includes:
- a CDS encoding YdgH/BhsA/McbA-like domain containing protein, which translates to MKSIKTFVAVIAMAASFASFAAETVTATATTMDGAEAKIAAQAQAAGASSYKITEAFTGNRVHMTAELNK; encoded by the coding sequence ATGAAAAGCATCAAAACTTTTGTCGCAGTAATCGCTATGGCCGCCTCTTTTGCTTCCTTCGCTGCTGAAACCGTCACCGCTACCGCGACAACGATGGACGGCGCGGAAGCGAAAATCGCCGCTCAGGCCCAGGCTGCTGGCGCTTCGTCTTACAAAATTACCGAAGCGTTTACCGGCAACCGCGTGCATATGACTGCGGAACTGAACAAATAA
- the fdhD gene encoding formate dehydrogenase accessory sulfurtransferase FdhD: MNKKPLEQIENVTNITGYRQVSLWKREDLQHPQPDELAEEVPVALVYNGISHVVMMATPKDLEQFAVGFSLSEGIIEHRREIFGMDVVSMCNGLEVQIELSSRRFMGLKARRRALAGRTGCGVCGVEQLNDIGKPVQPLPFTQTFDLANLDQALAHLNDFQPIGRLTGCTHAAAWVRSTGELAGGFEDVGRHVALDKLLGRRAEIGEGWLPGAALVSSRASYEMVQKAAMCGVEILFAVSAATTLAVEVAERCNLTLVGFCKPGRATIYTHPQRLNAG, from the coding sequence GTGAACAAGAAGCCTCTCGAACAAATCGAAAATGTGACGAATATCACAGGATATCGCCAGGTCTCCCTCTGGAAGCGCGAGGATCTGCAACACCCTCAGCCAGATGAGTTAGCGGAAGAGGTCCCCGTCGCGCTGGTCTACAACGGTATCTCCCACGTAGTGATGATGGCCACGCCGAAAGACCTCGAGCAATTCGCCGTCGGCTTCTCCTTATCCGAAGGGATTATTGAGCATCGGCGGGAGATTTTCGGCATGGACGTGGTGTCGATGTGCAACGGCCTTGAGGTGCAGATTGAACTCTCCAGCCGGCGTTTTATGGGGCTCAAAGCCCGGCGACGCGCGCTGGCCGGGCGCACCGGCTGCGGGGTATGCGGCGTCGAGCAGCTCAATGATATTGGTAAGCCGGTCCAGCCGCTGCCGTTCACCCAGACGTTCGATCTCGCCAACCTCGACCAGGCTCTGGCGCATCTTAACGACTTTCAACCGATCGGCCGACTCACCGGCTGCACCCACGCGGCCGCCTGGGTCCGGTCGACGGGCGAACTGGCGGGCGGTTTTGAAGACGTCGGCCGGCATGTGGCGCTGGATAAACTGCTCGGCCGGCGGGCGGAAATCGGCGAGGGCTGGCTGCCTGGCGCCGCGCTGGTATCCAGCCGCGCCAGCTATGAAATGGTGCAGAAAGCCGCGATGTGCGGCGTCGAGATCCTGTTCGCGGTATCAGCAGCTACCACCTTAGCGGTGGAAGTCGCCGAGCGCTGCAACCTGACGCTGGTGGGCTTTTGCAAGCCGGGCAGGGCGACGATCTACACCCACCCGCAGCGTTTGAATGCGGGTTAA